The bacterium region CGATTGGTGAGGCGCTCGACTTCGCACGCCACCTCACACGGCTGCCGGGCCGTGACGTACGCGCTGGTCACAGGAGCAGTCCGAGGGCGAAGAGCAGCGCGTAGGCCAGCTCCGCGATCGCGATCCGTTTGAGCGCGCCCACCAGCTGCGGGCCGTCGCGGGTCGTGAACGCGGTGCCAACGGCGCCGGCGGCGATCGGGATGGCGAAGAGCACCGTCAACACGGTCACGCCGGCAAGCTTCGCCGCCAGGGCGACGATCGGGACGGCGAAAGCGGCGCTGACGAGCAGGACCAGCAGGTAAAGCGTGCGCTGGCGGCCGAGGCGCGTGGCCAATGTCCGCTTGCCGGCGGCCGCGTCGGTGGCGATGTCACGCAGGTTGTTGAGGACGAGGATGGCACTCGCGAGGCAACCCATGGCACAGCCCATGACCAGGGCGAGCGGCGTCACGCCGAGCGTTTCGACATACACGGTGCCCGCGGTCGCCACCAGGCCGAAGAAGACGAACACGAAGAGCTCGCCCAGGCCGAAGTAGCCGTACGGCCGCGGCCCTCCTGTGTAGAGCCAGCCGGCCAGCAGGCAGGCGGCGCCGGCCACCAGCAGCCGCCAGTCGGTGGCCAGGCTGAGCACCAGTCCGGCGATGCCGGCGACGCCGAAGGCGGCGATCGCCGCCCACCCGACATGGGCCGGCTCGACGACGCCGGAAGATGCCGCGCGCAGCGGGCCGACGCGGCGGGGATTGTCGGCGCCGCGAACGTGGTCCGAGTAGTCGTTGGCGAAATTCACTCCCACCTGCATCGCCACCGCGACGACCAGCGCCAGCGAACCCGCGACCAGGCGCGCTCCACCGTCGTGCACGGCGACCGCCGTGCCGGCGAGGACCGGCGCGACCGAGGCCGCCAGCGTGGCCGGACGGACCGCCGACCACCACACACGCGCCGGGTTCAGCGCGGCGCCGGCAGCCGCCATGTCAAGGCCTTTTCGGGAACTTCGAAAAGTTCGGCTTGCGCTTTTGGACGTATGCGTCGCGCCCCTCCTGGGCCTCCTCGCTGAGGTAATAGAGCAGCGTGGCGTCGCCCGCGAGCTGCTGGATGCCGGCCAGGCCGTCGTCTGCGGCGTTGAGCCCGGCCTTCAGCATGCGCAGCGCGAGCGGGCTGAGCTCCAGCATGCGGCGGCACCAGGCGACGGTTTCCTTTTCCAGGTCGGCGAGCGGCACCACCTTGTTGACCAGGCCCATGTCGAGCGCCTGCCGGGCGTCGTACTGCTCGCAGAGAAACCAGATCTCGCGCGCCTTCTTCTGCCCGACGATGCGGGCCAGCAGCCCCGAGCCGTAGCCGCCGTCGAAGCTGCCCACGCGCGGGCCGCTCTGGCCGAAGCGCGCGTTGTCGGCGGCAATCGTCAGGTCGCACACGACGTGCAGCACGTGGCCCCCGCCGATCGCATAACCCGCGACCATCGCGATCACCGGCTTGGGCAGGCGGCGAATCTGGATCTGGAGGTCGAGCACGTTGAGCCGCCCTGTGCCCTTGGAGTCGACATAACCGTCATCGCCGCGGATCCGCTGGTCGCCGCCGGAGCAAAAGGCTTCGGTGCCGGCCCCGGTGAGGATGACGACGCCGATCTTCGGGTCGTCGCGCGCGACCTCGAACGCCTTCGACATCTCGAACACGGTGGTCGGCCGAAAGGCATTGCGAACCTCCGGCCGGTTGATCGTGATCTTGGCGATGCCATCCCAGGTCTCGTAGACGATGTCGTCGTACCGGCCGGCCTTGAGCCAACCGGTCCCGCCACCTGATGCGACCCGCTTCCGCCCGGCCCCCTTGCCCACGGCTCCCCCTCGATCTTTCAAGTTAGTACTCCTAGAGCGATCACTAGCACCATTGAGATCGTACGCGGTCGGGCGGCGGCGCCGCTCTGGCGCCGCATCAGGGCGCGCTAAGCGCGCTGCCGGGGCTTGCGTCGCGGAAACAGCCGCACGATCTTGGCGTAATCGGCGGGCGTGTCGATGTCGTCGGAGCGCCCCGGCGCGGGCACCGTGTCGAGGAGCTCCGGGCGGCCGTGGAGGACCTGCCGCGCGCCGGCGTCGCCCTTGAGCGCGAGGAGCTCAGCCCAGAGC contains the following coding sequences:
- the menB gene encoding 1,4-dihydroxy-2-naphthoyl-CoA synthase; this translates as MGKGAGRKRVASGGGTGWLKAGRYDDIVYETWDGIAKITINRPEVRNAFRPTTVFEMSKAFEVARDDPKIGVVILTGAGTEAFCSGGDQRIRGDDGYVDSKGTGRLNVLDLQIQIRRLPKPVIAMVAGYAIGGGHVLHVVCDLTIAADNARFGQSGPRVGSFDGGYGSGLLARIVGQKKAREIWFLCEQYDARQALDMGLVNKVVPLADLEKETVAWCRRMLELSPLALRMLKAGLNAADDGLAGIQQLAGDATLLYYLSEEAQEGRDAYVQKRKPNFSKFPKRP
- a CDS encoding 1,4-dihydroxy-2-naphthoate polyprenyltransferase, which encodes MAAAGAALNPARVWWSAVRPATLAASVAPVLAGTAVAVHDGGARLVAGSLALVVAVAMQVGVNFANDYSDHVRGADNPRRVGPLRAASSGVVEPAHVGWAAIAAFGVAGIAGLVLSLATDWRLLVAGAACLLAGWLYTGGPRPYGYFGLGELFVFVFFGLVATAGTVYVETLGVTPLALVMGCAMGCLASAILVLNNLRDIATDAAAGKRTLATRLGRQRTLYLLVLLVSAAFAVPIVALAAKLAGVTVLTVLFAIPIAAGAVGTAFTTRDGPQLVGALKRIAIAELAYALLFALGLLL